A portion of the Drosophila sechellia strain sech25 chromosome 2R, ASM438219v1, whole genome shotgun sequence genome contains these proteins:
- the LOC6618890 gene encoding seminase, which produces MWRPLFLLQLTQLFLGLASGQIQPRIVGGTTTTLSAVGGFVVNLRYDGTFYCGGSLVTSRHVVTAAHCLKGYQAGRITVQGGVSQLSQSGVVRRVARYFIPKGFSSSSLNWDVGVIRLQSALTGSGITTIPLCQVQWNPGDYMRVSGWGTTRSGNSSPSNQLRTVRIQLIRKKVCQRAYQGRDTLTASTFCARTGGKDSCSGDSGGGVIFKNQLCGIVSWGHGCANAQYPGVYTSVHRVRGFILRSIKK; this is translated from the coding sequence ATGTGGCGCCCTCTGTTTCTTCTCCAGCTAACCCAGCTCTTCCTTGGCCTGGCCAGCGGCCAGATCCAGCCCAGAATAGTGGGCGGCACCACCACCACGCTCTCCGCCGTGGGTGGCTTCGTGGTGAACCTGCGCTACGACGGAACCTTTTACTGCGGCGGCTCCCTCGTGACCAGCAGGCACGTGGTCACGGCGGCCCACTGCCTCAAAGGCTACCAGGCGGGCCGCATAACCGTCCAGGGCGGAGTGAGCCAGCTCAGCCAGTCGGGCGTCGTGAGACGCGTGGCCAGGTACTTCATTCCAAAGGGCTTCAGCAGCTCCAGCCTCAACTGGGACGTGGGCGTCATCCGGCTGCAGAGTGCCTTGACTGGCAGTGGCATCACCACCATTCCCCTCTGCCAGGTGCAGTGGAACCCCGGCGACTACATGCGCGTCTCCGGCTGGGGTACTACTCGCTCCGGCAACTCCAGCCCCTCCAACCAGCTGCGCACGGTGCGCATCCAGCTGATTCGCAAGAAGGTGTGCCAGAGGGCCTACCAGGGAAGGGACACGCTCACCGCCTCCACCTTCTgcgcccgcactggcggcaaagaCAGCTGCTCCGGCGACTCGGGCGGGGGGGTGATCTTCAAGAACCAGCTCTGCGGCATCGTCTCCTGGGGACATGGCTGCGCCAACGCCCAGTATCCCGGCGTCTACACCAGCGTCCATCGGGTCCGCGGCTTCATCCTCCGCTCCATCAAGAAGTGA